A genomic window from Salvia hispanica cultivar TCC Black 2014 chromosome 5, UniMelb_Shisp_WGS_1.0, whole genome shotgun sequence includes:
- the LOC125190784 gene encoding probable N-acetyltransferase HLS1, translating into MPFSKIAAENYVPSSAKKPRVAVRPYDEGRDKAAVEELEQRCEVGQPGKPSLVTDLMGDPIARVRNFVSHIMLVAEYGDGREIVGVIRGCIKTATSGKKSSSPIYVKLAYILGLRVSSTHRRLGIAIKLVQELEEWCKKNGAEYAYMATECSNQASLNLFTQKCNYMKFRNPTVLVQPVHLHHKPLPSDITIIRVPPNLAESMYQKLFSISEFFPKDIDHLLSNKLNLGTFMALPNKLLPNWDPNNGELPASFALLSVWDTKEVFRLRVKGVSSLTHAACLGTRVVDAMAPWLKIPSIPNIFKNFGFYFMYGLHMEGQDGPRLLKALCKMAHNMARNDSRCRVVVAEVGQNDPVREAIPHWKKFSWDEDIWCIKRFGQINQDYYEFPVSSTSPIFVDPRDL; encoded by the exons ATGCCCTTCTCTAAAATAGCAGCCGAGAATTATGTACCTAGCTCGGCCAAGAAGCCTCGGGTGGCCGTGAGGCCGTACGATGAAGGGAGAGACAAGGCGGCCGTGGAGGAGCTCGAGCAGCGGTGTGAGGTTGGCCAGCCCGGGAAGCCCTCACTCGTGACCGACCTCATGGGAGATCCTATTGCTAGAGTCCGCAACTTCGTCTCCCACATTATGCTG GTGGCAGAATATGGTGATGGGAGGGAAATAGTTGGGGTGATAAGAGGGTGCATAAAAACGGCGACGAGTGGAAAGAAAAGCTCATCTCCAATCTATGTGAAATTGGCTTACATTCTTGGATTAAGGGTTTCATCCACGCACAG GAGACTTGGCATTGCCATAAAACTAGTCCAAGAATTGGAAGAGTGGTGCAAGAAAAATGGAGCAGAATATGCCTATATGGCTACAGAATGCAGCAATCAAGCATCTTTGAATTTGTTCACTCAAAAATGCAATTATATGAAATTTCGAAATCCAACGGTCCTCGTGCAGCCAGTTCATCTTCACCACAAGCCGTTACCATCAGATATCACAATCATTCGAGTACCTCCTAATCTGGCTGAATCTATGTATCAGAAATTGTTTTCAATCTCCGAATTCTTCCCTAAAGACATCGATCATTTACTAAGTAACAAACTCAATTTGGGCACATTCATGGCATTGCCAAATAAATTACTCCCAAATTGGGACCCTAACAATGGCGAATTACCGGCTTCTTTCGCCTTACTTAGTGTTTGGGACACAAAGGAAGTGTTCAGGTTAAGAGTGAAGGGAGTGTCGAGCCTAACACATGCTGCCTGCCTAGGAACTAGGGTTGTTGATGCTATGGCACCATGGCTTAAAATTCCATCAATTCCTAAcatttttaagaattttggattttacttCATGTACGGACTTCATATGGAGGGTCAGGATGGTCCCAGATTATTGAAAGCTTTGTGCAAAATGGCGCATAATATGGCCAGAAATGACTCTCGTTGTAGGGTCGTGGTGGCTGAGGTGGGCCAAAACGACCCTGTACGAGAGGCCATTCCACATTGGAAGAAATTTTCATGGGATGAAGATATTTGGTGCATAAAGAGATTTGGACAGATCAATCAGGACTACTATGAGTTTCCAGTGTCGTCTACTTCTCCTATATTTGTTGATCCACGTGATTTATAG